The sequence below is a genomic window from Actinomycetota bacterium.
GCCTCGGCCATGTCGTTCCTGCTGATGGCGGCCCTGCTGGTCGGGATCTTCGTCTACGCCCGCGTGCTCGGCACCGAGCAGGTGATGGAGGTCGCCCAGCGGTGAGCACCGTCGCCACCCGCCAGGCACCCTCCGAGGTCGCCCCCGCCCCGGCCGTGCCCGGCCGGCGGGGCCGCTGGACCCGGCTGATCCTGCCCGTCTACACCTGGCTGATGATCCTCTACTTCAGCCTGCCCATCCTGGTCATGATCGTGTTCGGCTTCAACGACACCCAGGGCCGCCTCAACATCCGCTGGCAGGGGTTCACCCTGCGGTGGTACCGGGACCTGTTCGCGATCCCGGCCCTGACCACGGCCCTGCGCAACTCGCTGGCGATCGCCGTGATCTCGACCATCATCACGGTCGTGCTCGGGACCATGATCGGCCTCGCCCTGGGCCGCTACCGCTTCCGCGGCAAGGGCGCCTACGACCTGGTGATCTTCAGCGCCATCTCCGCCCCCGAGCTGGTGCTGGGGGCGTCGCTGCTGTCGCTGTTCGTGACCACCCAGTTCGCCCGCGGCTACGTCACCATCGTCATCGCCCACGTCGCCTTCAGCCTGGCCTTCGTGGCCGTGACCGTGCGGGCCCGGGTGCTGGGCCTGGACCCGTCGCTGGAGGAGGCCGCCCAGGACCTCGGCGCCGACCCCTGGACGACCTTCCGCAAGATCACCCTGCCCCTGCTGGCGCCGGGCATCGTCGCCGGGGCGCTGCTGGCCTTCGCCCTGTCGATCGACGACTTCGTGGTCACCAGCTTCGTCAACGGCCAGGTCGAGACCTTCCCCCTGTGGGT
It includes:
- a CDS encoding ABC transporter permease; the protein is MILYFSLPILVMIVFGFNDTQGRLNIRWQGFTLRWYRDLFAIPALTTALRNSLAIAVISTIITVVLGTMIGLALGRYRFRGKGAYDLVIFSAISAPELVLGASLLSLFVTTQFARGYVTIVIAHVAFSLAFVAVTVRARVLGLDPSLEEAAQDLGADPWTTFRKITLPLLAPGIVAGALLAFALSIDDFVVTSFVNGQVETFPLWVYGATRVGVPPQVNVMGTLIFLGGVAIAVGNALLARRQRA